TACTATGAAACGCAAGGAGGAAAAGGAAAATGATTACTCAAAGAAAGCCTCTCACACATCTCATTTTGCTGATCTCCAGCGTGCTTATGATGTATCCGGTTTTTTGGTGGCTGGGAGCTTCCTTTAAAACAAATGAAGAAATGCGCTCTCCAAATTTGTTTCCCGAGTCGCTTCGCTGGTCCAATTATTCGGATGGCTGGGTGTCCGTTCCTAACTACCATTTTGGGGTGTTCTATCTGAACAACCTGGAACTTATTCTAGGAGTATTGTTCACGAGCGTAATCTCCTGCAGTTTGGTTGCTTTTGCTTTCGCTAGACTGGATTTCCCGCTTAGAAAAGTATGGTTCGGCGTACTATTGTTAACCTTGATGCTGCCAACACAGGTTACCATCGTGCCGCAGTATGTGCTTTTCAGCAAGCTGGACTGGATTAACACTTACCTGCCCTTCTATGTTCCTCATCTTTTGGCTGGAGGAGTAGGCGGTCCCTTCTTTATCTATCTGCTAGTACAATTTATCCGTTCTATTCCTAGAGAGTTGGATGAATCAGCGAAAATGGACGGATGTTCTTGGTTCGGTATATACTGGCGGATTGTCATTCCATTGACGAAGCCTGCGCTCGTAACGGTTGCGATCTATTGCTTCCTATGGAACTGGGATGATTTCTTCGGCCAATTACTCTATATCAATTCCGTTGATAAATATACAGTTAACCTGGCGCTGAAGCTGTTCATCGATTCGCAGGGTACCGTGCCTTGGGGACAAATGTTGGCTATGTCCTTGGTATCTGTGATTCCTGCCGTCATTATCTTTTTTATGGCTCAGAAGCATTTTGTGGAAGGTATTGCTTCCGGTGCTCTAAAAGGCTAAATTGAATAAAGGAAAGACAAGCTGCTGCCGTTGCTAGCAGCTTTCTTTGCTTAAACAGACGATTTCCAACATTATGGAGGGCAGTCAAATGCTGAGAAATCCATTTAAAAATTATCGGATTATTGCGGTGTTTTTCTTTAGCTCCGCCTTTATCATTGCATTATTGATCGGTATTGTCATCACGATGAGCTACTCCCGAACCTCCAACCAAATTGCTGAGAATACCACGTATTATCAGACAAGACTGCTAAATGAGCTGAGCAAGAAGGTCAGTACCAGCTTAATCGGGATTGAGCAGACATCGGGGACGGCCGCTAAGAATGTGGACTTGCTGTATGGCAGGCTGCGGGATGGAGATGCTTATGAGAGGCAGCGGGCAGAGAGTGAAATTCGCAGCCAATTGAATTATACGGTGTTTGGAATTCCCATTCTGCAGTCGATTCATATGTACTCGGACTATCCATTCACCTCGGACACGCAGGGGCCTGTTACGTTCTACCCGATGAGTCAACTAAATGAGGAGCCGTGGTATGCAGGGATTGTCGATACGGACAGCGCTTGGCTGGGTGAGCATACCATTGTAACAAACGGACGTGAAGAGTCCGTCATCAGCTTCGCGCGTAAAGTGATGAATAACAGTAACCAGTACTACAGCTTACTGGTCTTTAATATTAAGGTGTCTAATATTCAATTCCTGGTATCTTCGGAGGATGAGAACCGGAATATTGCGCTGCTTGATGCTGCAGGAAGGCTTATGACGCATTCCGGCGATGAACAATTGCTTCAACAAGCAACCATGACATTAAAAGGGGAAATGGTCCAGCCAAGCGGGTCGCTCCGATCCGGCAATGCTTTTTATGTATGGGCGAAATCACCGGATGCGCAGTGGACCTTGTTTGAACTAAGCTCCTGGAATGACATGATGAAGAGCAGCGCCAGCATGGCCAGACTGTTCGTTATTTTAGGTGCCTCTACCATACTTCTCGTCTTTCTGCTCACCTTGTTCTTGTCGCGCAGGTTTATGAATCCGATGAATCAATTACTGCGGGCCATGAGCCGATTCTCACCGGGTGAAAAGCAGGAGCTGCCGACCGATTACAGCAATGAATTCGGTAAGCTGTTTCAAGGCTATCGCAAGCTGACGCAAAGGATCGACGATCTGTACGCATCGCTTCATGAACAGCATGAGCGGCAGCGGGAGGCGGAGCTGAAATCTTTGCAGATGATGATTAATCCGCATTTTTTGTATAACACTATGGATCAGATCAACTGGATCGCGATTGAAGCAGGTCAAAGCAAGATCAGCAGCATGCTTTCGCAGGTTGCCGGTATGTTCCGGCTTGCGCTGTCCAATACCGACAGTCTGGTGACCGTTACCGAAGAGATTGCCCATATCGAATGTTATTTGAAATTCCAGCAGGTCAGATGGTCCGATCGACTTCAATATACCATTCAGGTTGAAGAGGACGCAGCGGCATGCCTCATGCCCAAGATTATGCTTCAGCCTTTCATAGAGAACGCATTTATGCATGGTTTTCATGGTGTTCAGGAAGCTAGGCTGTCCGTAAGCATTAACCGGCAAGAGGATGAGCTCGTTGTTTGTATACAGGATAATGGCAAGGGATTGAGCCCAAACTGGGATCATAAACCCCGTAAAAGGGAGGGTATGGACTGAGAAATGTAAAGGAGCGGCTTGATGCCTTGTTTGGCCATGAGTACAAGCTGCAGCTATCTAACCGGCCGGAGGGCGGCGTACAGGTTGATATCCGCTTTTCGGCTCGTAAGAAGCTCCATTCAACAACGTAGAAAGGGTGTTTTCAATGTGGAAAATAGCCATTGTCGATGATGACTTTCAGGTTCTTAGAGGATTGAAACACATTATTCCTTGGGACGAGCTTCATGCAGAGCTGGCGGGAGAGGCGATCGACGGAGAACAAGGGATCGAGCTCGTTCGGCGTGAGGAGCCGGATATTGTCATTACCGACTTATATATGCCCGGCATTAGCGGCATTGAGATGATTGAGCAGCTTCGAAGTGAGGGGTATCAGGGACGGTTTGTCATTCTGAGCGGTTACACGGATTTCGAATACGCCCGCCAAGCGATTCGGCTTGGTGTTGAGGATTATTTGAACAAGCCGATTACCGTAGAACAAATTAGAAAAGTCTTGTTCAGGGTAACCGAAAGTTTGGAAGAGAGCAACTTGGAGAAGATGGAGAAGAACGAGCTTCAGAGCTTTGTTCGGCACTATGAGAAACAAATCTCTCAGGATCAGCTAGCCTCCTTATTAAATGGAACGATCCGTGCAGGTTTATCGGATTTGAAGCTGCCGCATCCGGAAATATGGTGGACGGAGAGGGACCAGCAGGTCGTTATTTTAGAGCTGTCTAAAACGGAGCGTGTCAGCAATATTTCAAATTCCGATTGGCATCTGTTCCGGTATGCGATAACGAATATTACTACAGAGGTACTGGCACAGGAATGGCCGGAGTCCGATTATTTATGGTTGTTTGGGCCCTATTCTGCTATGGTTCTGCATATTGAGAGAGAAGAAACTAGGGAATATGTGGAAGAGCGCCTTAACCATATATGCGACACACTCATTCAACATATGATGCAGTATTTGGGTCTTACCATACAAGCAGGCAGGGGCCAGCGCAAAAGCAGCTGGACAGAGCTCAAGCAATCAGCTGATGAAGCCTTTGAAGCTTTGGATGAATCCGAAGGAAGATCCCTTGGCGTTGAATTTGTCAGGCAGCTTGCACAGCTGCTCACCTCAGGTGAGGAAGAGGAAATCCGGGGACACATTCAAGCGTTCATCACGCAGCAGGAGGCATCCGGACATTCAGCCGACATGAAGATTTTTTATAAAGTGCTGGCAGCTGAGCTGTGGACATTGATTCAGTATGCAGCCCAGCAGGCAGGCAAGACACTTGCAGGAGCGTCTGACGATTCCGCGATCGTGCAAGCCGACACGATTATTAATCGTTCGGATTTGGAAGCATTCGTTCAAGCGAAGCTGAAGCTCATTGTTCTGAAGAAGGAACCCGCAATCGGTCAAAAGCATAAGGCGGCGGTAGAATTCATGATTAGCTATATCCACGAGCACTATGCGGAAGATATTACTTTGGATGACTTAGCCGGGCAATTATTTATATCCAAGAACTACTTGAATCAATTGTTTAAAAAGGTGACAGGGGAAACGTTCATGAACTATGTGATTCGGGTTCGGCTGGAGAAAGCGAAAGCGCTGCTGCTGGAAGGAAATCTGCTGATTTATGAGGTTGCAGAAAGCGTGGGCTACCAAAATGTTCCTTATTTCAGCACACTTTTCAAAAAATATACAGGCATGAACCCCAGCGATGTGTTGAAAAAGTGAATATATTCGAAAGTATGATCAAATACTGAAAGATTTGTGTTCGATTCTCTCCTATACCAATACGTCTATCAGCAGTACGATAAATGTGTAAATTCGATATCATCGAGAGGGGAAATAAATACAATGAAGAAAAAATTACTTACGGCTGCGCTTTCACTTGTTGTGACCGCTTCCTTAACCGCATGCGGCGGTAATGCCGCTAACAACGCACCATCCACGAATTCGCAGAAACCTGCGGAAACACAAAAGGCTGCCGATTCCAATGCACCGGTAAAGCTTCGTATTGCTTGGTGGGGATCTCAGGAGCGTCATGATGCGACACAGAAAGCTCTTGCTCAATATACGCAGGCTCATCCGAATGTAACCTTTGAAAGTGAATTCTCCGGATGGGACGGATATTTTGATAAGCTTGGCGTTCAGTTCGCAGCGAAGAATGCGCCAGACATTATTCAGATGGATGCAGCCTATCTCAACGAATATGTGGGCCGCAATCTGGTTGCGGATCTAAGCAGCATTAACGTAGCAGATATGGACAAGGCCTTGTTGGAGTCCGGCAAAATCAATGGTAAGCTGTTCGCGATGCCGCTCGGCAGTGCTGCATTCGGTATGGTATATGATAAGACGGTTGTTGAAAAGCTCGGTTTAAGCGCTCCAGCGTGGGATTGGACATGGGACGACTACTACAAATTCGGGCAAGAAGCGAAAGCGAAGCTGGGCAAAGATAAGTACGTCTTCGTAGACCAGAGCTCCGACTTGTACGACTACACGGCCTATCAATTGAGTCAAGGCAAAGGCCAAGTATTTACAGATAACAAGCTGTCCATTGATAAAGATACTTGGATCGGATACATGAAGAAGCAGGACGAAATGAGAAAAGCCGGCATCATCACACCTGCAGATATGACTGTAACGGATAAGGAACTTGATCCGAAAATGGACAACGTCGTCAACGGCAACGCAATTGCCCGTCACCTGTTCTCGAATCAGGTCGGTTCGATTAACAGCTTGAAGCCGGATGCTTTCGGATATACAACACTTCCTAAAGGCTCGCAAGCAGGCGGTTGGTTGAAGCCCGGCATGTTCTGGAGCGTAAATGCTGCTTCCAAACAGCAGGAAGAGGCGAAGAAGTTTGTAGAATGGTTCATTAATGATCAGGAAGCCGGTAAGACACTCGGACTAACTCGCGGTATCCCTGGTAACTCCAAGATCGTAGATATGCTGTCGCCTAACTTTAGCCCAGCGGACAAAGCATCGATGGAATTCATCAATAAAGTAGCTCCTAATGCGCAAAAATTTGTTGCTGAACCTCAAGGCTGGGGCAACTTCAAGAAAGACTATAAAACAATTGTAGAGAAATTGATGTTCGAAAAAGCAACTCCAGAGCAGGCTTACGACGAACTGATGAAAAAAGCCAAGGAATACGATTCTGCGGTAAAAAAATAAATGGTGGAGCATGGCGTTGTCGCCCCGGCGGCAGCGCCATATTTCTATTTTAACCAGGGAAAGGATGAATCATGATGGAAGCAAACACTTCAAAGATGATGCAGCTTGACGGCAGTGTGTACGTTCATATCTCTGAATCTCCGACTTCACCGGTCCGTCATGCTGTGCGGATGTTGACGAGGGATTTACAAGCGGTACTCGGCCATGAGTCTCAAGTATGCGAAGAAGCTGCAAATGCTGATATTATCATACGATATGCTTTGGCGGAAGACAGCTGCGCCGAGCAGGAAGAGTCCTTTGTTATCAGGTTTGATAAAGAGAACGGACGAGACCGGCTTATCGTCGCAGCCCGTGACGAGTTAGGGCTAGTCTACGGAATTCTATATGTGAGTGAGACCTATTTGGGTATTCAGCCATTCTGGTTCTGGGCGGATCAGGCGATTGGGCAGAAGGAGATCATCGCTATTCCGTGTGAAAATTACGATTCACCGGCGCGTAAGGTCAGATTCCGTGGATGGTTTGTCAATGACGAAGTATGCCTGATCGGCTGGAAGCAACCGTATCCGCCATCCAGAGAGGTGTGGCTGCCGGTATTCGAAGCGCTGCTTCGCTGCGGGGGCAACATGGTCATTCCGGGAACCGACCTGCCCAAGAACGGCATTCATTTTGAGTTAGCTTCTGAAATGGGGCTGTGGATTACGCATCATCACGCCGAGCCGCTAGGGGCTGAGATGTTCCTGCGTGCTTATACAGGCAGAGCAGCCAGCTACAAGGACGAGCCTGAACTGTTCGAAAGGCTGTGGGAGAAGGCGATCGAGAAGCAAAAGCATCAGCGTGTTCTATGGGTGCTTTCCTTCCGGGGACAAGGCGACAAGCCGTTTTGGGAAAACGACCCTACCTTCGACACGCCGGAGAAGCGCGGTGCGATGATCAGTAAGGTGATTCGCAGACAGTACGATATGATCGCGGAGAAAGTGGAGAACCCGGTCTATTGTGCAGCTCTTTACGGTGAAATTTCTGAGCTGTATAAGGGTGGTTACATCGATCTTCCTGATGATGTTATCAAAGTATGGGCGGATAACGGCTATGGGAAAATGGTCTCGCGCAGACACGGCAATCTCAATTTGCGGATGCCGGCACTGCCGGGTGCAGACGATCAAGGCAAGCACGGCGTCTACTATCACGTGACGTTTCATGATTTACAGGCTTCTAACCATTTGACAATGTTTCAGGGGTCAGCCGCATTCATCTGTGATGAACTTGGGCAGGCCTTTGAGTCAGGGGCAACCGAGTATTTACTTGTAAACAGCGGTAATATACGCCCCCATGTATACCAGCTGGATTTAGTCCGGGAGCTGTGGAATCAAGGATGGATCAACCCGGAACTTCACCTGCAGCAATTCGTAAGCAGCTACTATGGCAGCGGGCAGGAGGAGATTGCTGAACTGTATCGCACTTATGCAGAAGCGTCCATTTCTTATGGTTCTCACTCCGATGATTTGGCAGGTGAAGAGTTCTATCATCACCCTGCCAGAAGAATCATCGGTCATTGGCTGCAAGGGAAGTGTGGCGAGCCGGATACCGGCCTGATTTGGGCCGCCGGCGATGTACCGTTTGCCGAGCAGATCCGCTGGTTTGGGCAGCGCTGCGGGCAGGGGCAGGAGGCTTGGAGCTCGTGGCTCGAGCGGTGCGAGGATGTCATGAATCAGGCTGCGGCGGAGTATCAGCAGCGGATTGTGGATCAGTTGAAGTTCCATGGCGTACTGCATCAGTCGGGAGCCGAAGGCTTCATGTGGCTGTGCCGTTCTTATGAAGCTTACAGCAGCGGGCAGTATCCTCAAGCTTTCGTGTATGCTTCGCAATCGATGTGGTGCTACCAGCGCGGACTCGAAGCCATGCGAGATTCCGAGCATGGGAAGTGGGAACGCTTCTACAGTGCGGACTGGCTGACCAATATCGCAAGCACAGTGAATAATGTCGACACGTTGCGCCGCTTTTTGCGCATGCACGGGGATAGTCCGGACTTTTTCCTCTGGTACAAGGAGTATTTGATGCCGGAGACCGAGAAATATATTTACTTGGAGAATACGCACCGCAATCCGTTATCGGACGATGAATTGGCATGGAGATTGCGGGATTATTTTAGAACGATGGAACAATAAACGGTAAAGTATCAAAGGATCAGGACATCTGCCGGACCGCTCTTCATTGATGATAATCAAATGGGGAACGGTCTATTTTACTTGTATATTCCAAAACATCTTAAATAACATACACATGAAGCTTAAAAAACTTCATTTATATCGAAGTGGAGCGTTGATAAGCTTAAATCGAGGCACACGGTATTCTTTACCTCAATTTTTCTAAAGGGGGACGTTACAATTTGAGTACGGTTACATGCTATGGACATGAAAGGAGAGCGAGCATGAAACATCCTATTAATCAGCATGTAAAGCAGTTCTTATCGGTACTGCTGTGTATTTGTATGTCGATTCCTTCCCTTTTCTGGGGATCATCTATGCAGGTCGCATCAGCGGCTGAAACAATCATGCCCTTCACTCCGACGCAGGACGCATTTGTATCCAATTTCAACGGACAAGGTAGCAGCTTGGGAACAAGTTTAAGCGCAACTAAATTGATTTATGGCAAGATGCGGCATACATATTTCAAATTTGATTTATCCTCCATTGATACCGAGAGATATGATGTTGGAGAAATGAACATGATGCTAAGCTTTCGAAAATCCCATTCGCCCAATGAGCTGGTATTCACGGAAAGTGAATCGACTCTGCGCGATACGAGCACAGATTGGACGGTGACGAATGTTACCTATAATAACCGTCCCTACGATATAGTCGGATCTCCGGTAGTGACTCAAGAAGTGACATCGAACGGTGAAGAGAATCTTACCGTAGATCTGTCCACCATTTTTCAACATGCATTGAGCCAGGGGAGAAAAGTA
This genomic window from Paenibacillus hexagrammi contains:
- a CDS encoding response regulator transcription factor, whose product is MWKIAIVDDDFQVLRGLKHIIPWDELHAELAGEAIDGEQGIELVRREEPDIVITDLYMPGISGIEMIEQLRSEGYQGRFVILSGYTDFEYARQAIRLGVEDYLNKPITVEQIRKVLFRVTESLEESNLEKMEKNELQSFVRHYEKQISQDQLASLLNGTIRAGLSDLKLPHPEIWWTERDQQVVILELSKTERVSNISNSDWHLFRYAITNITTEVLAQEWPESDYLWLFGPYSAMVLHIEREETREYVEERLNHICDTLIQHMMQYLGLTIQAGRGQRKSSWTELKQSADEAFEALDESEGRSLGVEFVRQLAQLLTSGEEEEIRGHIQAFITQQEASGHSADMKIFYKVLAAELWTLIQYAAQQAGKTLAGASDDSAIVQADTIINRSDLEAFVQAKLKLIVLKKEPAIGQKHKAAVEFMISYIHEHYAEDITLDDLAGQLFISKNYLNQLFKKVTGETFMNYVIRVRLEKAKALLLEGNLLIYEVAESVGYQNVPYFSTLFKKYTGMNPSDVLKK
- a CDS encoding cache domain-containing sensor histidine kinase, which encodes MLRNPFKNYRIIAVFFFSSAFIIALLIGIVITMSYSRTSNQIAENTTYYQTRLLNELSKKVSTSLIGIEQTSGTAAKNVDLLYGRLRDGDAYERQRAESEIRSQLNYTVFGIPILQSIHMYSDYPFTSDTQGPVTFYPMSQLNEEPWYAGIVDTDSAWLGEHTIVTNGREESVISFARKVMNNSNQYYSLLVFNIKVSNIQFLVSSEDENRNIALLDAAGRLMTHSGDEQLLQQATMTLKGEMVQPSGSLRSGNAFYVWAKSPDAQWTLFELSSWNDMMKSSASMARLFVILGASTILLVFLLTLFLSRRFMNPMNQLLRAMSRFSPGEKQELPTDYSNEFGKLFQGYRKLTQRIDDLYASLHEQHERQREAELKSLQMMINPHFLYNTMDQINWIAIEAGQSKISSMLSQVAGMFRLALSNTDSLVTVTEEIAHIECYLKFQQVRWSDRLQYTIQVEEDAAACLMPKIMLQPFIENAFMHGFHGVQEARLSVSINRQEDELVVCIQDNGKGLSPNWDHKPRKREGMD
- a CDS encoding carbohydrate ABC transporter permease, which gives rise to MITQRKPLTHLILLISSVLMMYPVFWWLGASFKTNEEMRSPNLFPESLRWSNYSDGWVSVPNYHFGVFYLNNLELILGVLFTSVISCSLVAFAFARLDFPLRKVWFGVLLLTLMLPTQVTIVPQYVLFSKLDWINTYLPFYVPHLLAGGVGGPFFIYLLVQFIRSIPRELDESAKMDGCSWFGIYWRIVIPLTKPALVTVAIYCFLWNWDDFFGQLLYINSVDKYTVNLALKLFIDSQGTVPWGQMLAMSLVSVIPAVIIFFMAQKHFVEGIASGALKG
- a CDS encoding ABC transporter substrate-binding protein — translated: MKKKLLTAALSLVVTASLTACGGNAANNAPSTNSQKPAETQKAADSNAPVKLRIAWWGSQERHDATQKALAQYTQAHPNVTFESEFSGWDGYFDKLGVQFAAKNAPDIIQMDAAYLNEYVGRNLVADLSSINVADMDKALLESGKINGKLFAMPLGSAAFGMVYDKTVVEKLGLSAPAWDWTWDDYYKFGQEAKAKLGKDKYVFVDQSSDLYDYTAYQLSQGKGQVFTDNKLSIDKDTWIGYMKKQDEMRKAGIITPADMTVTDKELDPKMDNVVNGNAIARHLFSNQVGSINSLKPDAFGYTTLPKGSQAGGWLKPGMFWSVNAASKQQEEAKKFVEWFINDQEAGKTLGLTRGIPGNSKIVDMLSPNFSPADKASMEFINKVAPNAQKFVAEPQGWGNFKKDYKTIVEKLMFEKATPEQAYDELMKKAKEYDSAVKK
- a CDS encoding glycosyl hydrolase 115 family protein; this translates as MMEANTSKMMQLDGSVYVHISESPTSPVRHAVRMLTRDLQAVLGHESQVCEEAANADIIIRYALAEDSCAEQEESFVIRFDKENGRDRLIVAARDELGLVYGILYVSETYLGIQPFWFWADQAIGQKEIIAIPCENYDSPARKVRFRGWFVNDEVCLIGWKQPYPPSREVWLPVFEALLRCGGNMVIPGTDLPKNGIHFELASEMGLWITHHHAEPLGAEMFLRAYTGRAASYKDEPELFERLWEKAIEKQKHQRVLWVLSFRGQGDKPFWENDPTFDTPEKRGAMISKVIRRQYDMIAEKVENPVYCAALYGEISELYKGGYIDLPDDVIKVWADNGYGKMVSRRHGNLNLRMPALPGADDQGKHGVYYHVTFHDLQASNHLTMFQGSAAFICDELGQAFESGATEYLLVNSGNIRPHVYQLDLVRELWNQGWINPELHLQQFVSSYYGSGQEEIAELYRTYAEASISYGSHSDDLAGEEFYHHPARRIIGHWLQGKCGEPDTGLIWAAGDVPFAEQIRWFGQRCGQGQEAWSSWLERCEDVMNQAAAEYQQRIVDQLKFHGVLHQSGAEGFMWLCRSYEAYSSGQYPQAFVYASQSMWCYQRGLEAMRDSEHGKWERFYSADWLTNIASTVNNVDTLRRFLRMHGDSPDFFLWYKEYLMPETEKYIYLENTHRNPLSDDELAWRLRDYFRTMEQ